The Methanobacterium sp. genome includes the window AAAAATTGCAGTACAGTGACAGCTACTGATGTAAATCCTTATGCCATTGATTGCGCAGTAAAAAATTTAATTGCCAATAAATCATACAATGTTGAACTAAGAAAAGGAAGTCTGTTCGAAGCAGTTGAAAATGAAAAATTCGACCTAGTACTATTTAATACACCATATTTACCCACAGATGAAGATGAAAGGGTTGGTGACGAACTTGATGATGCTTGGGATGGTGGAAATGATGGTAGAAAAATTATTGACCAGTTTTTAGAAGGTTTAAAGGACCATCTTACCCCTAATGGAAGAGTTCAACTGGTGCAATCATCTTTATCTGATATTGACAAAACAATCGAAAAATTAAATGAACAAGGATTAGAAGCATCAGTAACAGCCAGAAAAAAATGTTTCTTCGAAGAAATAGTGGTTATTACCGGAATACCAAAATCAACGTAAATTTTTTATCTTGATCCTCATGCTCAAAGAGTACACAGTGGTTTTTCATTATTTTAAAAACTTATCTACACCCGAATTTTTCCGAACTGTTCGTAAATAAACTGATTGTTCGAAAAAAA containing:
- a CDS encoding methyltransferase, translated to MLEYKGIHYETHPQVYEPAEDTFLLAENLQIERRDKVLEIGTGTGLIAIIASKNCSTVTATDVNPYAIDCAVKNLIANKSYNVELRKGSLFEAVENEKFDLVLFNTPYLPTDEDERVGDELDDAWDGGNDGRKIIDQFLEGLKDHLTPNGRVQLVQSSLSDIDKTIEKLNEQGLEASVTARKKCFFEEIVVITGIPKST